The nucleotide window CGCCACCGCCCGACTCGAGTCCCTCCAAAAGGAAGCGACCCGATCGATCGCCGTGCGAGACGAGTTCGCCGCGCGCTATCGCGAAGTCACCGAGCAGGCGAGCGACATGATCAGCGAGCTCGATGCCCACGGAACGATCCTCTACGCGAATCCGGCGCACGAAACGGCCCTGGGCATCCCCGCCGACCGCCTGATCGGCCGGGACGCCCGCTCGCTCGCGTTCTCCGGGCCGCAGGGCGCCGTGTACGGACCGGACGCCGAGCGCAACGACGGCCAGACGCAGATCTTCATCGTGCGACACGCGGACGGTCGGCCCGTCACACTCGAGGCCGTGTTCCGCCGATTCGTCGGACTGGACGGCCAGGAGCGAATCGTCCTCACCAGCCGCGACGTCACGGCGCGCGTCGCCGACGAACGCGAGCGGGAGGCGATCCGCAAGGAACTCGAGGACCTCGTCCAGAGTCGGACCGACGAGCTCCGGAGCTCGATCCACGCCCTCGAGGAGGCACAGCGCCTCGCGTCCCTCGGCACGATGGCTGCAGGAATCGCGCACCAGATCAACAATCCCGTCGGCTCGATCCTGATGAGCGCCGAGTTCGCCCTCGGCGCGGAGAACGACGATCCGAACCGGGAAGAGGTCTGGCGGGACGCGCTCGAGAACGCCTTCGATCAGGCTCGCCGCTGTGGCCGGATCGTCTCGAGCATGCTCCAGTTCGCGCGCAACGAGCCGACCGAAAAGCGGCCCGAGGATCTGGGCGCCATCCTTCGTCGCGCGTGCGAACTGACGGAGCGCTACGCCTCGGCGCGGGGAACGACGATCGACGCCGGCTGCGTCACGGGTTCGCTCCCGATCGTGGGCAGCGCGATCGAACTCGAGCAGGCCTTCCTCAACATGCTGCGCAACGCCGTGGAGGCTTCGCGACGGGGACAGACGATCCGCGTGAGCGCCCGTCGGACCGCGCGCCACGCGATCGTCCAGATCGCCGACGAGGGCAAAGGCATGCTGCCCCACGAAGTGGACCAGGTCCTCGACCCCTTCTTCACGACCCGGCTCGAGGCCGGCGGGACGGGGCTCGGCCTCTCCGTCGCGCACGGAGTGATCACCGACCACGAAGGCATCCTCGCGATCGAGAGCACACCCGACGTCGGCACGACGCTGGGCGTGACGCTTCCGCTCCTCGCCGGGGCTCCCGCCTAGCGCGGAACCTGCGACCGCGCCTTCTCGATCATCTGTGCGGCTCGACCCGCCTCCCGGCCCTTCTCGATGAAGTGCGCGCGAAAGAACGCGTCGTGCGTCTCGGTCTCCTGGTAGTTGTGGGGCGTCAGCACGACGGACAGGACGGGCACGTCCGCGTCCATCTGCGCGCGCATCAGACCCTCCACGACGGTCGACGCGACGAAGTCGTGGCGGTAGATCCCGCCGTCGACGACGAAGGCGCAGCCGACCACGGCGGCGTAGCGGCCGGTCTTCGCGAGATCCCGCGACAGGAGCGGAATCTCGAACGCGCCGGGAACGTCGTAGACGTCGACGTTCTCCGAGCCCACGATCTCGCCGAAGCCCGCGAGGGCCTCGTCGACGATGTCGGCGTGCCAACCCGCCTTCACGAATGCATAACGAGTGGGTGTCATCGGACTCTCCTCATCGATCGGGTCCGCTCCGACGGGAGTGGCCCGTGTCCTCACGAGCACCCAGAGCGCACCGATCGCGAGAAGGCGCGTCGCACACCCGTGCATCGCGTCTTCCGACGACCTTCTCTTTCATCCGGACTATCACCGTCGGCTCCGGCATCTCACCGGATCTGCTGACCTGACACGAACGGCGTTCGTGGCAGCGCTCGCGGGCTCGCGACTCGCGTCGCATACCGCCGGTGGGGACTTCCACCCCGCCCTGAGAATGCTTCGACTGTACCGGCAGAGGGTCGTCCCGCAACCGACCGGGCGTCCCCCCGCGACCCCACCCTCGCTACGCTCGTTCGTTCCGCAGTCGACGTCCGGTCCGCCGCCGGCAGGTCGAGCGCAAGTCGAAGGAGGTGCCCGTGTCCCAACCCCTCGAAGGCCGCGTCGCGATCGTGACCGGTGCCGGTCGCGGCATCGGCCGCGCGACGGCCCTCGCCCTCGCCGGCCGAGGCGCACGCGTCGTCGTGAACGACTTCGGCGGATCCCTGCAAGGCGATGACCCCGACGCGACTCCCGCCGCGGGCGTCGTCGACGAGATCCGGAGCGCCGGTGGAGAAGCCGCCGCCAACGCGGACTCCGTCGCCGAGTGGGCGGGCGCGGAACGCATCATCGAGACCGCACTCGACACGTTCGGCCGCCTCGACATCCTCGTGAACAACGCCGGTCTCTCGGCCTCCGCCCCCATCTGGGATCACGATCCCGAGCTCTTCGAACGCGTCGTCGCGAGCCACCTGCATGGCACGTTCTACTGTCTACGCGCCGCCGCGCCCCACATGAAGCAGGCGGGCTACGGCCGGATCGTGAACGTCGTCTCCCGGGCCGGACTCCTCGGCGTCCCCGGCCAGGCCGCCTACGGCGCCGGCAAGGGCGGCGTCTTCGGACTGACGAACGTCGTGAGCCGGGACCTCGCCGAGTTCGGGATCACCGTCAACGCCGTGAACCCCGCCGCGACCGAGACGCGGATGGTGACCGGCGCCATCGAGCGCTTCCGCAAGGAAGGACCCGACGGCGACAAGATGGCCGCCGGCCTCGTCGCCGCCCTCCAGCCGCCCGAGAACATCGCGCGCCTCATCGCATCGCTCTGTCACGAAGAAGGCGCGCGCTGGAACGGGGAGATCTTCTACCTGGAGAAGGACCGCGTCGGACTCTTCGACCCGCTGACCGTCACGCAGGACGCCACCCACGAAGGCGAGTGGACCATCGACGACTTCCTACGCCTGACCTCCACGTTCGAGCCTCACGGCCAGGCGGTCATCTACTCCGAAGACTGAAGCGCGAGCCGCACGATGTTCCGGATCAAGACCTGCTGCATCGCCTCCCTCGACGAGGCCCGGCTCGCGATCCGGCACGGCGCGACGGATCTCGGCCTCGTCGCGGCGATGCCTTCGGGCGTCGGGACGATCCCGGACGAGCGGATCACGGAGATCGCGCGCGCGATCGAACCGCCGACGCGGCGGTTCCTTCTCACGGCCGAGACGACCGCCGAAGGGATTGCCGAGGCCGTCGAGCGAGCGGGCGTCGACACGGTGCAGATCGTGGACCGCCTGCCCGCCGGCACCCACGCGCCGCTTCGCGAGAGATTGCCCGAGACCACCCTCGTCCAGGTCGTCCACATGCGAGGCGAACCGGACGTCGAGGCCGCCGGCGAAGTCGCCCCGCTGGTCGACGAACTCCTCCTCGACACGGGCAATCCCGACGCGCGAACGAAGGAGCTGGGAGGCACGGGCCGTCCCCACGACTGGTCGCTGAGCGCCGCGGTCGTCGCATCCGTCGACTGCCCGGTCTATCTCGCGGGCGGGCTCCGACCGGACAACGTCGAGGCGGCGATCGCGCGCGTCCGCCCCGCCGGCGTCGATCTCTGCAACGGAATCCGGACCGACGGACGACTCGACGAGTCGAAGCTCGTCGCGTTCATGGCCGCCGTTCGGCGCGCGACGAGCTCCATTTCCTGAATTCCAAACGAATCCAGCCGCCTGCTCGAAACGTCCGGGCGCCCGTGTCGCCCCCTCGACTTCGCCGATCCCATCTCCCATCCTCTCGCTTCGCCCGAACGTCCACCCTGGGCCCGACCGGCCCGACCCGCGGAGCGCCGACCCGATGAGCGAGATCACTCCCTTCGAAATCAACATCTCCGACGAGGAGATCGCCGACCTGAAGCAGCGTCTCGCCAACACGCGGTGGGCGAACAAGGAGACCGTCGACGACTGGGAGCAGGGCATCCCCCTCGCCTACGTCCAGGAAGTCGCCGAGTACTGGCGGAACGAGTACGACTGGAAGGCGCGCGAGGCCCTCCTGAACCGCTTCCCCCAGTTCAAGACGAAGATCAACGGGCTCGACATCCACTTCGTCCACGTGAAGTCGCCCGAAGAGAACGCCACGCCGCTCATCATGACCCACGGCTGGCCCGGCTCGATCGTCGAGTTCCAGAAGGTGATCGAGCCCCTCACGAACCCCGTCGCCCACGGCGGCAAGGCCGAGGACGCGTTCCACCTCGTCTGCCCCTCGCTCCCGGGCTACGGCTTCTCGGGCAAGCCGACCGAGACGGGCTGGGGGCTCGGCAAGATCGCCGACACCTGGGCGGAGCTGATGGCGCGCCTCGGCTACGACAAGTACGTCGCGCAGGGCGGCGACTGGGGCGCGATGGTCACGACCTGCATCGGCGGCCAGGACCCGACCCACTGTCAGGGCATCCACCTCAACATGGCGATCGCCCCGCCGACCGAGGACTCGCTCGACAACCTGGACGAGCTCGAGCAGAAGGCGCTCGCCGGGATGCAGCACTACCAGGAGAAGGACTCGGGCTACTCGAAGCAGCAGTCGACCCGCCCCCAGAGCCTCGGCTACGGCCTCGTCGACTCGCCGGTGGGTCAGGCCGCCTGGATCATGGAGAAGTTCTGGAGCTGGACCGACTGCAACGGCCATCCCGAGAACGCCCTCACCCGGGACGAGATGCTCGACAACGTGATGCTCTACTGGTGGCCCGCGACCGGCGCCTCGTCGGCACGCCTCTACTGGGAGAGCTTCAGCAACCCGCCGATGCAGGAGGTCGAGGTCCCGGTCGGGGTGAGTGTCTTCCCGCACGAGATCTTCAAGGCCTCTCGGCGCTGGTGCGAAGCCCGCTACAAGCAGCTCGCCTATCACAACGTGCTCGACAAGGGCGGCCACTTCGCCGCCTTCGAGCAGCCCGAGATCTTCGTCGACGAGGTCCGCGCGGCCTTCCGCGCGATCCTGGGCTGACGAACGCTCGAACCCGGAAAGAGACCCAATGACCCTTCGAAGCCTCGCCCCGCGTCTGCGGCTCCTTGCCCTGCTCGCGGCGCTCGTCGCCCTCGCCGGCTGTACCACGGCCTACTACTCCGCGATGGAGCAGATCGGTCAGCACAAGCGGGACATCCTGCGCAGCCGGATCGAAGCCGGCCAGGAAGACCAGCAGGAAGCGCAGGAGCAGATCAAGTCGACCTACGAACGCTTCAAGGAAGCCGCCGACTACGACGGCGGCGACTTCGAGCGGGTCTACAACGGCTTGAACGACGAGTACGAGGCCGCGCAGTCGCGGGCGGACGACGTGAGCGATCGGATCGAGTCGATCGAGGAGGTCGCCGCCGATCTCTTCGCCGAGTGGCAGGAGGAGATCGACCTCTACTCGAGCGCGTCGCTCAAACGCTCGAGCGAACAGAGCCTACGCGACACGAAGCGGCGCTACGAGAAGCTGATCGCCGCGATGAAGCGCGCCGAATCGAAGATGCCTCCGGTCCTGAACGCGTTTCGCGATCAGGTGCTCTTCATGAAGCACAGCCTGAACGCCCGGGCGATCGCCGCACTCGAGGGGACCGTCGGCGAGATCGAGAGCGACGTGGCGAACCTGATTCGCGACATCGATGCATCGATCCGGGAAGCGGAGAGCTTCCTGGACCAGTTCCCCGAGAGCTGATCGAAGCGCGCGAGGCGACCGGAAAGTGAACCGGTCGCCTCGCGAACGCTCGCGCGCCGACTAGTTCTCGTCGGCGTCCTCGGACGCTTCCGCCTCGCCCTCGGCGGGTGCGGGCGAAGCCGGGGCCGAGACCTCGGTGGCCGGCGGTGCCGACTCGATCGGCGGAGCCGTCGCGGCCTCCGTCTCCGAGGCCTCCTGGTTTCCGGCCGTGGCGGCACTCGCGGCGACGAGCGCCATCAGAAGCGTGATGAGAGAGAGCGTGAAACGCATTGGGGGTTCCTCCTTGCCAGGATACGGTCCCACGGCCCCTGCTCGCGCGCGGTGCGCTTCGTCACCCTTCCCGTCCGGGCGACCGCAAACCGGCAGCCCCGCCGAATGTGACGCCGCCCACCGCGCCATCGAGGGGCCCACGACCTTCCCGACCTCCGGATCGACGGCATGTGCGGCCCACCCACGGTCGCGAGACTCGCCGGGCCGTGCCACGGCGGGGTGCGCTCCACCTCACGCGAACGCGACCGACACCATCGCTCCGGGGGACCGCGCACGTCTGCGAGAGCGCCGACCTGGCGGCGCTCGACGAGGCGATGCTGCGTGCGGCGCGCCAATCGAGATCGGCCTCGGAACGCGCCGCTCGGAGCGCCGACGCGGAGTTCGCCCAGGAGACCCCGTCGGCACGTGAGGCGAAACAGGAGCGGTCACTCCCGAACTCGAATTCAATGAGAGCGGGCTTCGGCGATGGCGCTCGAACATCGACTCCATCCACGCGATCGCGGGATGGTCGGCCCAACGCGCCACCCACGCATCGTGGGCAGGCGACGCCCGAGCCGGAAACGAGAAGGGCAGATTCGGCGGCCGACCCAGCGGCATCAGGAGCGCGGCTGCCGTCAGGTCCGCGGCGCCGAACCGCCCGCCCACGAAATAGCCGTCCGCCGCGACCGCCTTCGCGGTCCGGTCGAGGGCCATCTCGATCGTCGCGAGCGCCTGCCGGTCCGTCTCGTCGTCGATCGACATCCGGTCGCGCAGCATCGGGATCAACCGGGGAAAGAGCCACGCATAGGGGACCCGTTTCCATCCGGGCTGCGCGGTCGAGAAGAGCGCCGCGGCGTAGCGGGGTTCCTCGAAGAGCCGGTGGAAGAGGGACAGCCGGACCGCGGATCCCACTTCGTCGTCGAAGTAGCGGATCCAGCTCTCGCATTCCTCGCGCTCCACCGCGTCGGCAGGAAGGAGCGGGCGCTCGGGACGGAGCGCGTCGAGTCGGTCGACGATTCGTGCCGATCCCGCCACGACTTCGTCTCCGATCACCACGATCGGCGTCGCCGACTGGTCGGAGAGCGCCTGCGTGACCCGCGCGTGGGGTCCCGGCAGCACCGCGACCCGCTCTGCCGAAAGCCCCTTGTGATCGAGCGCCCACCGCGCCTTCTCGTTGTAGTGCGAGAAGGCGAAGTGGATCAGCCGGATCGAAGGCTGCGTGCCCGCCGCGCTCACGGCGCCATCCGCGCCGCATCGAAGAGCAGCTCCATCGCGACGATCTCCTCTCCGCGGATCTCCAGCCGCTCCGCCATGGGAATCGGACCGCCTGCGAGCCCCAGGTCGAAATCGTACACGCTGATCACCTGCCCTTCTCCGGCCACCTGATGTCGCATCGCGAGACCCGCATGGCGGGACGCGAGCCCGGCGAGCATGGGTCGCAACGTGTCGGCCCCTTCGACCTCGCCGTTCGGTCCTCGGAAGCAGAGGTCTTCCGCGAACGGGACCTCGCTGAAGTCGCTTCGTTCGTCGAAGGCCCGATAGTAGATCGCCGCCGTCTCCAGATCCGTCATCTCAATCCTCCTGAGCCGCCAGGCCCGTTCCGCCGACCTCGCTGTCGGCTTCCGGAGGTCTACCCCGATCGAAATATGATGGCGAACATAAGTCACATCGACGACTCTGAAACGAGTCGAACCACCCCCCACCCGGAGGCCCCATGGGCTACTCGGCCGAACACACCGAACGCACGCGCCGACGGATCGTCGAAGCCGCCGGTCGTCTCTTCCGTCGCCACGGCTTCGCGGGCGCGAAGATCGACGAGATCATGGCCGAAGCGGAGCTGACTCGCGGCGGCTTCTATGCCCACTTCGATTCGAAGTCGGATCTCTTCGCAGCGGTCATGCAGGACGAGCTCGAGTTCACCCGCCAGCTCCGCCTCGCGGTCGAGCGCGATCCCGAAGGCGGCGCGGAAGAAGCGATCGCGTACTACCTCGATCCTGCGAATCGACGCAAGATCGCGCGCGGCTGCACCGTCGTCTCGAATGCCGCCGACCTCGCGCGGGCGAACGCGGCGACGCGCAAACGCTTCGCCCGCTCGTTCGACGACCTGGTCGTCGAGTTCGCAGCGATCGCTCGCGGGCAGTCCGAGGAGGAGCAACGGGCGCGCGGCCTCGCTGCGCTCTCCACCTGCGTGGGTGCCGTCGTGTTGGCCCGCGCGCTGCAGGGCGAAGACCGGATCGAGGAGCTGCTCGAGAGCGCACGAAGCGGCGCGCTCGCCGCCCTCGACGGGCGTGCCTTCGAGGTCGACTGAGCCCTCCCCCTCGACCGGGAGCTAGAGATCGAACGCCGGCCGCGTTCCGATGACCTGCTTCGCCTCGAGCTCCGCGAACTCCTCGTCGGAGATCCCCAGCTCTCCCTGGAGCACGTCCCGGTTGTGCTGACCCAGCGTGGGCGCGGCCCACGCGTAGACGCTCGCGGCCTCGTTCGAGAGCGTGAAGGGCAGACCGGCGTAGAGCATCTCGCCCTTGACCGCGTGGGTGAGCGGATGACGGAAGCCGCGGGCGTCGAGCTGCGGATTCGGCGAGATCATGTACCCGTTCACGAGGGTCGCCGCGGGCACCCCCGCCGCGACCAGCGCTTCGACCACCGCATCACAGTCCTGCTCGGCGAACCAGCCGGCCAGCGCGGACTCGATCGTGTCCTCCGCGGCACGACGCCCCACTTCGCTCGCATAACCCTCGTCCGTCGCCCAGTCCGGCCTGCCGAGTTTCTCGACCAGCGCTCGCCACTGGTCGTCGGTCTCGATCGCCAAGGCGACGTGCTTCTTCTCGAATCGCGTCTCCGTCTCCGACGGTCGCGTCTCGAAGACCGCCTGCGGCGACGCGACGGGACCGCGGTTCTCGCGCCGTTCGAGGAACTCGCCGTACGCCGTCCATTCGATGACCTGCTCGGCGGCCATGTTGAGCGCGGGCTCGACCAGCGGCACTTCGACCACCATCCCCTGCCCGGTCCGCTCGCGCTCCTCGAGACCCATCGCGAGGGCATAGACCGTGTGCATCCCGCCGACCGGGTCGCAGACGCCGCGCGGAATCAGGGGCATGTCTTCGTAGCCCGTGATCCAGGCGAGACCGCTCGCTTGCTCGACGTTCGGGGCGAAGCCGGTCCGGTCCTTCCAGGGCCCGTCGAGTCCCCACGCCGGCATCCGGACCGAGATCAGCCGCGGATTGATCTCGTGGAGCACCTCCCAGGTGAAGCCGAAGTTCTCCATCACCCGCGCCGAGAAGTTCTCGATCACGACGTCCGCATCTTCGAGGAGCCGGCGCAGGATCGCCTTGCCCTCCTCGGCGTCGAGGTTGAGCGTGATGCCCTTCTTGCTGAGATTCGCGCCCTGGAAGATCGGCGCCGTCTCCCAGAGCGCATCCGAGGGAACGGCACCGGCGAAGCGCATGCCGTCGGGGCGCTGGATCGACTCGATCTTGACCACGTCGGCACCGAGCGTCGACAGCAGGCACGTCGCGAAGGGGCCCGCCCAGAAGGCGGTCAGGTCGATCACCCGAAGCCCGTCGAAGGCCGGCTTGACCTTCGATTCGTCGATCGTCGCCTCGGACGTCGCAGGCTCGGGGAGCGCGGCCTCGATCTCGGCGCGATCCGCGCCGAGCGCAGGCGCTTTCCGGAACCCGGGTAGCGACAGACCATGGACCTGGTAGGGCGCGCGCGGCGCCTTGAACCCGTCGGGATGGTCGACGAAGACGCCTCGCTCCTGGAACTGGTCGAACTCGAGCACCGACTTCCCGTCGCCGATCGGCGCGACCGGGATCCGCATCAGCCCGGCGAGCTCGGTGACCTCCGCCATCGTCTGCGTCTTCGTCCAGCCGTGGATCACGTCGAGGATGAAGTCGAGGTGCTCCATCCGCGCCGACCCGTCGTAGAAGCGCTCGTCTTCGCCGACGTCCGGACGGCCCATCAGGGAGCAGAGATCCTTCCACTGCTGTCCGGTATAGGTGCAGAGGCCGATCCAGCCGTCCTTGCACGGCTCGATCGACGGCGTCTCGAGGGCGATCGGAATGGCGAAGCCGGGCACGAACTGCCCGAAGAGATCGTGGTAGGTCGTGAAGCAGAGACAAAGCGCCTCGAGCATCGACACGTCCGCGTGTACCCCGACCCCACTCACCCGCGCCGATCGCCAGGTCGCGAGCGCCGCCACCGCCACCGCCGCACCGGCGGAGTACTCCCCGAGTCGACCGGGCGCGTAGAGCGGACCGCGGTCGGGCAGACCGCGGTAGGCCGTCGACCCGACCTCGGCCTGGAGTGTGAAGTCCGTCGCCGGTCGCTCCGCCCACGGCCCGGTCCGTCCGTACGGCGAGACGGATACCAGGGAGAGCGCGGGATTCCGCGCGCGCAGCGCGGCGAAGTCGATCCCACGCGCCTCGAGCCAGCCGGCCCCACCGCTCTCAACGACGAGGTCCGCGGTCTGTGCGAGACGAAGAAAGGACGCCCGCCCGGTCTCCGTCTCGAGATCCCAATCGACGCTCCGCTTGCCGCCGTTCAGGAACTGGAAGAGCGCGCCGTCCCGGGTCGAGAGGTCCTGCCCGGAGCTGCTGAAGCGGCGCAGCGGGTCCCCCCCCGGTGCCTCGACCTTGATCACCTCGGCGCCGGCATCGACGAGCATCTTCGTCGCGTAGGGTCCAGCGATCTCCGTCGAGAGATCGAGGACGCGCAGGCCGGAAAGGGGATGGGCACTCGCTTCGGTCAAGGTCGACCCCTCCGCCGCAGGGGTGCGGCGAGGGATCGATCCTAACCGAGTGGAGGGGGCGCTCGCCCGTGAGCGAAGCGGCTCCGTGGGGCCGTCCCAGACTCCGGCCGGGCGTCGACTACGCGAAGACGATCAGGTCGACGAGCAGCGCCAGGAAGACCGCGAAGAGGAAGGCGAGCGACACGCGGAACACCCCCTGCGCCGCCTCGTCGGTCCTCTCCTGGAAGAGGCGCACGGACCGGTAGAGGAACCAGACCCCGCTCGCAGCGGCGACCCCGAAATAGATCGGGCCGGCGAGTCCGAGGAAATAGGGGGCAACGGTCACCGGCAGCAGGCCGGCGGTGTACCAGACGACTCGCTTGCGCGTCGCCTCGTCGCCGATCACCTCGGGCGGCATCGGGATCCCCGCGGCCTTGTAGTCGTCCTTCCGGTAGAGCGCGATCGCCCAGACATGGGGCGGCTGCCAGAAGAAGACGATCGCGAAGAGCGTCCAGCCGGCCGGGCCGATCGTCCCGTTGACGGCGGCGTCGGCGATCAGCGGCGCCGCTGCGCCGGCGGCTCCGCCGATCACGGCGTTCCAGATCGAGCGCGGCTTCAGCCAGACCGTGTACACGAAGACGTAGAAGAGGATCGAAGCGACCCCGACGAGCGCGGCGGGCATCCCGCTCACCGCATAGAGCAGAAGCGTCGAGAGCACGCCGAGCCCGAGACCGAAGACGAGCGCAGCGCGGGGGGCGATCAGGCCGGAGGGCAGCGGGCGGGACTTGGTCCGCTCCATCAGGGCGTCCTTGTCGCGCTCGATGTAGGCGTTCAGGGTGTTGGCCGACGCCGCGGCCAGCGCGATGCCCGTCATCACCAGGAACGTGAAGCCCAGGTTCGGCCAGCCACCCGCGGCCATCGGGAGCACGGGGAGCCCCGTGAAGAGCACCATCGGGAGAAGGCGCGGCTTCGTCAGGTCGAGATAGTTGCGGGCAATCGTGAGTGCGGAGTCGCTCATGGATTCCAAGGGTGCGCAGAATCGGGTCGGATCGGGGGGCCAGCGGGCACGAGGTGACATGACCCCGCGCGATCCGGACGGATTCACCCCCTCGGGACCTCGCCAGCGCAGGCCAACGGGTACCACAGGGACCTTCCCGACGCACCGCCACGAGACGCGGCGGCAGGGCGGAAGGTCGCCCGGTCGAGGGCCCGGCTCGCGGGGCTGGCCTAGCCTTCAGGCCCCATGAGCGAAGCGGCCCCGGCGACCGATTCCCGCCCCCCGAAGAGCGGCTCCGAGCAGCCGCCGGATGGGCTCCGCGCCCGCGGTCCCGTCGCGCGGATCGGGCTCTGGCTCTACGGCCTGGCGACGAGCGCACTCCTCCGCGTCCTGGGCGCGACCTGGCGGCTCGAGGTCCACGGCGACGACCCGCGCACGGCGAGCCCCTCGGATCCCCCGCGGCTCGCGGCCCTCTTCCACGAATCGATGCTTCCCTGCGCCTGGCTCTACCGGGACCGACGCTACAGCGTGGCGGTCTCGCGCAGCCGCGACGGCGACCTCATCCGAAGCACGCTCCTGGCCCTCGGCTACGCCGAGCCGGCCCGCGGCTCGAGCTCCCGGGGCGGCTCCGCCGCCCTGCGACAGATGGTGCGGCTGCTCGATGACGGCACGACCGCCGCCGTCCTGGTCGACGGTCCTCGCGGCCCCGCCCGCGTCGCCAAGACCGGCATCATCGCGATCGCGCGCCACGCCCGCGTGCCGATCCAACCCATCGCCTTCTCCGCCCGCCCGGCCCACCGCCTCGCGAGCTGGGACCGGAGCCTCCTCCCCTACCCCTTCGCCCGCGTCGTCGTCTACTACGGCGATCCGATCACGATTCCCGAAGACACGGCCGACGACCGCCACGAACAAGCCCTCGCCCGCCGCCTCGAACAGACCATGACCGACCTCCACCACGCCGCGGACGCGGTCCTGCTCGACCGGTCGCCACGGTGACGCTCGAGCACACCCGTCGTTCGCGGCGCGGTGACGGCCGCAGTGGATGGCTCGCCCCATAGACGAAGCGAAGTCGGATCCCGCGCAACGAGCTGACCATCCGACCCACTGGACACCGCGTCGGCTGGGCTGCGCTTGATTCCACTGCGGCCGCCCCCGAGCCACTCACTCGCGTCGAGGCAGGGCATCCGCCCAGCCCAACCGAGCACGCGCGTATCCCCTGCGAGCAAGCCCCTCCGAGGGAGCGAGGCGGGGTGTCTCGCGGCGAAATAAAGCGCAGGCCCGCACCCCATCCCCGCTAGCGAGCCGTACGACCAGCTCGCTTCACGAGATCGAAGAAGCTTCGGCTACGAAGGCCGAGCCATTCGCCGCGGGGCGCACCGTCTCGCGACCCTGACTGGGCAGTCAACGGCCAACGGATGCGCCCGTCGAAACACCCCAATTCGCCGCGGGGCGCACCGTCTCGCGACCGTGGCACGGCCTTCATCGGCCGACGGGACTACACGGGTGAGAGCGCCGCTTCGAGGAGCTGGTCCAGCCACTCGCCGATGTCCGGGTGCTGGGTCAGGCCGGCCGAGCGGAGTCGCGTCGCCGCGATCGCGTGGACCTCGGCGGCGGTCCTGGCGGCGAGTGCCGCGCGCGCGTCCTCTTCGACGTCGCTCGAGTCGAGGGCGCGGACGATCTCCTTCACGACGGGGATCGACGCCGGCGTCCCGGAGAGCTCGCCGATGCCGAGACCGACCAGGATCGGGACCGAGAGGGGGTTCGTCGCCATCTCGCCGCAGACCGAGACCGGGATGTTGGCGTCACGCCCCGCGCGGACCGACGACTCGATCAGGTGCAGGACCGCCGGGTGGAGCGAGTCGTAGAGATGGGCGACACGCTCGTTGCCGCGGTCGACGGCGAGCGTGTACTGGGTCAGATCGTTGGTCCCGATCGAGAAGAAGTCGCATTCCTCCGCGAGGGTCGCGGCGGTGATCGCCGCCGACGGGACCTCGATCATGATGCCGACCGGGAGATCCGGATCGAAGCGGCTGCCTTCGCGCTCGAGCTCGAGCCGGACTTCGTCGATGACCGCCTTCGCTTCGCGTAGCTCCGACAGGCTGCCGATCATGGGAAGCAGGAGCCGCACGTTGCCCAGGGTGCTGGCGCGCAGGATCGCCCGGAGCTGGGCGTGGAAGTGGTGGCGGTTCTCGAGGGTGAGCCGGATCGAGCGGCAGCCGAGCTGGGGGTTCTCCTCGTCATCGAGTCCGATGTTCGGAATCCCCTTGTCGCCGCCGAGGTCGAGAGTCCGGATCGTGACCGTGCGCGGCTCCATGTGCTCGACGACGCGATGGTAGA belongs to bacterium and includes:
- a CDS encoding lysophospholipid acyltransferase family protein, with product MSEAAPATDSRPPKSGSEQPPDGLRARGPVARIGLWLYGLATSALLRVLGATWRLEVHGDDPRTASPSDPPRLAALFHESMLPCAWLYRDRRYSVAVSRSRDGDLIRSTLLALGYAEPARGSSSRGGSAALRQMVRLLDDGTTAAVLVDGPRGPARVAKTGIIAIARHARVPIQPIAFSARPAHRLASWDRSLLPYPFARVVVYYGDPITIPEDTADDRHEQALARRLEQTMTDLHHAADAVLLDRSPR